ACAACATTATTGTCCATATAAGTGATGTATGAATAAAAATACTAAAAGCCACTTAAGGTTAGCTGTTTCATAAGttaaattttttttatacagcatttGGCTCACCAATGGGAGGAATGGGTGCATCTCAGAGGTAAGTGcgcatttattttcattaatcaAACAATGCAAGTTTAGTGGTTATTTCAGGAGATGCAAATCTCTGGTAGGGTCTGTCATGTACCCAAACTAACTTGTTAATGATAATTCCTTGCATATTTTGGTCTtttcaaaatgtaagaaatggATGGTAACGATTGAAGTTCTAGGCTTTATATTCAGCACTTCAGATGTTATGGAACAAGGATATAGGTCCTGACATAAAATTGGGTGAGAGAATGCAGGCTTGTCTTGGGAGCTGtagtctacatttttttttataagagtCCATGTTTTAATAGTTATCTACTTAAGTTTCACTTACCCAATTTAGAAGTTAAAAAGCCTTTTAATGTGTAGTAGTTTTATACATTTATTGATCACTGAAGTTTTAACTAACTTGTTTTTTAGGTCGGTCGTTACAGAAGAGTTCAAAGTTCCAGATGGAATGGTCGGATTTAGTAAGTATATCAAGTTTGAGACCAACTTCCTTTTTATTAACTTAATAGAAAACCTTCCTGATTGTCATTGTCGtgcaattttttgttttttagtaattGGCAGAGGTGGTGAACAAATATCTCGCATGCAGCAGGAGTCTGGATGCAAAATACAGATTGCCCCAGGTAAGCaatggtaaaatgtattttaataacgtCAGCATTAGTTAAGTCTAGACTATTGCATATCTTGCAGTGCATTTTGATTAGACATGAATTGAAGTAGTACTATAAGATATACTTTGTAGTATGTATGTGAAGCACTACTTTACTAGATTACAAAAGTGATAGGTTGTAACATTTTATTATAAGCGTTTACATAATTTGTGTCCTAactgtttaaaattatttatcTTTCTAGATAGTGGTGGTCTTCCCGACAGATCAGTCATGTTAACAGGTTCTCCCGATTCGATTCAGTAagtatattaaatgtattttggcATTAATATATTTGATACAGTATACTTTCTGAAGTGCATAGCTACTGGTCATACATTTTGGAAATGTTATGTTTATTTAGGTCTGCAAAAAGCCTATTGAGTGAAATTGTAGAGAAGGGGCGACCTGGACCTGTCTTCCACCATTCAGATGGACCAGGAATGTCGGTTCAAGAAATTCTGGTTCCAGCCAGTAAAGCTGGCTTGGTAATCGGAAAGGGTGgagaaacaataaagcaattgcAGGTGAGCAAACACATATTACAGTTCACATTTTAGTTAAAGAgtgcactgttttattgtatGCAAGCAACTTCTTTTGTCGCATATCAGGAACGTGCTGGAGTGAAAATGGTGATGATTCAGGAAGGACCACAAAACACAGGAGCAGATAAGCCACTCAGAATTACAGGAGAGCCATTTAAGGTTCAGGTGAGTCAATGCCCAAGTTTTGAAATAGTTTTGTAAGAAGTTCATTCATCtaattttattatgtatttacagCAAGCTAAAGATATGGTGATGGAACTTATCAGAGATCAAGGGGGATTTAGAGAACAACGTAATGAGTATGGATCCCGAATGGGTGGAAATGACTGTGGCTTAGATGTAAGTGAGACACAGGTACTAaagatttttttattatcaattttatttattaactgAATTTAAATTGATATTTATCATGTCCGTATGTAGTTGTGGTTTGTTAAACAAATGACACGCTACCTTGATTGTATTatctttgttaattgttttgcttttcctTATCTTTGTTAGGTCCCTGTGCCACGGTTTGCAGTTGGTATTGTAATAGGCAGGAATGGGGAAATGATTAAGAAGATTCAGAATGATACTGGTGTCAGGATTCAGTTTAAACCAGGTATGGTTAATACAAGGGATGGGATTCTTCTGGTGCGCTGGCTATTGTGATTCTACATAATGTGATCAGTAATTTaggattaaacatttaatttgtataaTGATTTCAGAAATGTGTTATAGCCAACAACAATGGTGTTCTGCTCAACAACTGACTGTAGCTAGGACAATGGGAAGGCATTATGATAAATGTGAATTCTTTGAAAAGGCTAAATCTAAAAATTTAAATGATTTCTCAGATGATGGAACCACACCAGAGAGAATAGCTCAGATAATGGGACCCCCAGACAGATCCCAGCATGCTGCAGAAATCATCAGCGACCTCCTGAGAAGTGTACAGGTTTGCTTATTTTCTGTTGCAACATGTGTATGTATTTAAGCAAACACTGCAGTCCAATGTGGATTAAACATCTAACTTTTTATAGTTGCAAGCATTGTCCAGTTGATGTGTCAACATTGACAGGAAAAGTGTATTATAAACTGAAGACAGCCGTTTATTTTTTTAGATCTAcggtattgtatttgtttttaatttgttatagTAACTTAAATGTTGCGGTTGAGTGCTGTTTAGTATTTAACAGCTTAGTTAGCATAGAGCTAATGGGGATTTGCTATCCTTGTAGACTGGTGGACCTCCTGGACCAGGGGGCCGGGGAAGAGGAAGGGGCCAAGGCAACTGGAACATGGGTCCCCCAGGTGGACTTCAGGAGTTCAGTTTTACAGTTCCCACTATGAAGACAGGGCTAATCATTGGAAAAGGTAACCATGTTAATTGTTTGAAAGTTATACTTGATTGTTTTGTGAGTGTACTGAAATCATTATCATAAAATAACATGAAACAAATTAGAAGGTCTGATTTCTGTCTTCTAATCGCATGTGTATTAAATGCATTATTGAAACATCACCAAGAGAACTTATTTAATGTTTATAGTATCAAGTAAATATTGCCAGCTAGATAGGATGGAGCCATGTTTTAATGTGTGAACTTTAAGAAGATGTTAACATGTTTGTTCTTTCAGGTGGTGAAACTATAAAAAGTATAAGCCAGCAGTCTGGTGCAAGGATAGAGCTACAAAGAAATACTCCTCCCAATGCGGATCCCAGTCTCAAAATGTTCACAATCCGTGGATCACATCAACAAATTGACTATGCCAGACAGCTTGTTGAAGAAAAGATTGGAGTGAGTGTAACTTGTACTACATTTTAATAACACTTGATTATTGGCGTTGGCAAGAAAAGTAGAAGGCAGACAAATATTTTAAgtagattacatttatttaaattttcatCCTAGGGTCCGGTGAGTCCATTAGGGGGTCCTCATGGCCCACCAGGACCTCATGGAGGTCCAGCCCCACATGGTCCCCAAGGACCTCCGGGGCCACCAGCACAAATGGGACCTTACAACCCTGGACCTTACAACCAGGGACCTCAAGGACCTCAGTAAGCATACACTCAATTCAATGCAGTGTTGttggtgttgtgtgttgtttttttttttttttaatgtattctgtatttattttttaaagtggtccTCCAGCACCATATCAACCACAAGGATGGGGTAATGGTTTTCCACATTGGCAACAACAAGGACAGCAAGACCCAGGTAAGCAGAAAAGCTCAGACTTAATTGGGAATTTGGGGTAATACTTTGAGTAAtgttgcattacatttttgtagttAACATTTTTGGCATATGTATAAATTGGGTGTACTTTATGAAGtgttttgaatgacctttttGTGCTGtgcatgtttatttgcatgtttcACAGGTAAAGCAGCAGCAGATGCTAATGCAGCAGCATGGGCAGCTTACTATTCTCAGTATCAGCAGCAACCACAAGCACCAATAGCAACTTCAAATGCTGCTCCAGGTTCAGGCCAGACAAATGGACAAGGTAAGTAAATGTTTTGGCTTGTAGCATTTTTAGCATGTTATACCAAAATGTGTGGATTTTTCGttctttgtttttggtttattgcGAAGTAAACCCGAGTCAATTAGCAATCTGCTGAGGTATATGAGCAAAAtccaggaacttttttttttttttaccgttacCTCAATCCCTAAACTGTCTTGCACATATACCTAACAGGTAAACTAAAGAAGTGCATATTTGTTGCACACATTCAACAGATATATTTTGCCGCCTTTTGCAATATAGAGCTTGCATTCAGCTGCTATATGGTAGCAAATTAGAATTATATGCAACTTGCTTTACCTTTGTGAAGGTGAATATGCATTCCAAACATTTAGTTGTTGAAGAAAATAGAAATGCAGGTAGAAAACATTAGCGCAGTCTTTCAAAGAATGGTTACCAATTACTGCAATTGTACCATTTTTAACAGGTGACCAGCAGAATCCAGGTCAGAGTGGACAGGCAGATTACACGAAGGCCTGGGAGGAATATTACAAGAAATTGGGTATaaagcattttgaaaatgtaGATTTAGACAGAACAGTGGAGACAGTATACAGAAAACCAAATAtcttttaaatcaaaatacatcAAATTTCAAAGATTATTATAAAAGCAACCATTACCTTCAAATGGTCTCTCTTTTAAAGcaacagtgggttttttttttcctccagtccCCTTTAGTATTTTTAGGTGGGAACTTGCACAGCATGTATTCTAATCGGTGTTGTGCAATATATAATTGCTTTTAAtctttcacagatctgctcaAAAGAAGAATACAAAGCAGAAAAATGGCATTATGTATTGTCTTTGTGAAATGTACTTGTTGGACGGTTAGCACCATACGTAGTATTTCAGAAAGCAGAGAACACAGTAAATATATACTCTATATAATGGAGCATTTAGTTTCGGGTTAAGCTGCAAGTTATGACCATATACATTTGAAAGATTGTAGCAATAAAACATTTCATCCTTGCAGGCCAACAGGGGCAACAGCCACAGGATTACACAAAGGCATGGGAGGAGTACTATAAAAAGCAAGGTATTAACTTTTTCAAGTGAAAGTATAgaagccagtaagatgctttagaatatgtatttgttttcttgtttttctaaGTGAAACACAGCTTTCTGTAGTATAAATGATATGCATGTAAACATGTGTTCTGTGTTAATTGGATGAAAAATGTTTACAATGTACAGTTTAAATTAGACAAATTCTGAAATTTGTCACAACCAAGAGTCAAGTTTAACCAGAAAAGTAATTTTAGATTGCCATAAAGTGGTGAACATTGTCATTGGTCTACATATACATGCCACTAAACTAACCACCATTCTTTCTCTCCTTCAATCAAATGTAAAGGTCAGCCAGCTCCAGCTAGTGCTACCCCAGCAGCTGGCCAACCAGACTACAGTGCTGCATGGGCAGAGTACTACAGGCAACAGGCAGCATATTACGGGCAGGGAAGCCCGCAGGCAGTGCCTCCACATCCACCAGCACCACAAGCACAGCAGGTATACACTTCCTAAGGGTTGAATAGAACATTAGGTTGGTTTGTCATAATCCACACGTGTGTGCCTAAGTTGCTACAATTAATAGATCTTAAAGAAAAGGTACTTGATTGCATGCATTAAACAAAGTTTCCCCCCTCCAGGTTGTGCAGAACATTCAGAGATGGTGCTGTAACTTGATGTTGCATGCATTAAACCAGTGTTTGTactaaagaaaatacatttctccTCCAGGTGGTGAAAAGTATGCAATGATGGCAACATACCTACTAATTCCTTTATTCCCTATGCAGGCTCAGACCTTGTAATTAGCCTAATTGTTCTTGTTGTTAACCTCATATGTATTTCTTATGTATCTCTTCTGCACAGGGCCAGTAATGTGAAGTGGACATAGAGTATATGCTTCATTGTCGAAAAAAACCTTTGTTAAATGTTTGGATGCAGACGCCTTGATGAAGATCTTAATTTCTTTGGTTTAAAaaccgtttaaataataataataataaaaaaaaatgtttagaataACCATAACGGAGGCGATTCTTGTATTAAGTGAATGGTTTGTTTTTAGTATGTGGTTAGATTTGGACATTCCAGCACCTGTATTTCAACTTATGTGGTCTATGCTTCTGTTTATAAACTGTAGTAATTTCCATGTATATCATCTCAGTTTTAAAagtggctgttttgtgttttgcaataaaacaaaatgaaacctcCTGTGTTGGTAAGTTGGGTGGAAATACATGGGTAATTCTGAATCATGCAAGTTACTTTGTGAAAACAATAGCGTACGCACTGAAGCTTTATATAAACTCTcctagccttttttttttttttaacttgaattAAGTGAAAGTAGCTGGTGTTCTTTGACCCTCTTTAGCAATGGTAAATGCTCAGTAAGTTTTTAATTTTGCAGTTGTCTAAAAATGtgaatctgcatttttttttgttaatgagaATATTGCTTGTCTTGCAAATAAGTGAAGTCCTCGTATtgcgtttatttttattttggtgatatttttttttttagatcacttGTTTTTATCTctagctgtttttttattttttaccagctTTCTATTTCTGTGATTTTTAGGAATAGGAAACATGCATCTGTAAATATTGCATTGGCAGCATACACTTGTTACTTATTCTATTCAGTCTAGTACTGTAGCATGttcactgtactgtataataactTTACCTGAATGCTGACTCGAGATAGACTGAACTGTTAATAAGAGCACACCTTTTTTCCTCACAGGGAAGTTTAGAAAAGCGGTAAGCAAAAAGCCTAAAGTATTTTACTAAATGTTCCCATAAATGTGACTTTTTACTGAACATTTTAGTTAAACTGCTGCTTTTTTACAGCACAGGTAAATGCATTCTGTATATTAACAGAGGTTTTCTTTACAAAAGTACTGATTTAAAATTTCTCTTTTGTTGTCTCAAGTCATTGTTTGCTTTGTATATAtttgctggcttttttttttttactctgataatttgattaaaagaaaaacatgaatgcaAATAGTTTGCCTTTCCATTGTCTTAAAATGCATCCAGCGTAGAACTAGATGTGTAGGGCTGAGGAGCCCTATGCTGTGCATCATCTTTGATTTGTGTTCCTTCAAGGAGCATTGCACTGTAAGTACTaaacatgaatacaaaataacTGAATTGTCTGCTTCTCTTTCAATGTATTTCTTTGAGAGATTAAAATGTAGTGTTTTTAAAATAGCTatgaaatgttttgaaaaaaaaaaaggtaggctCTTATCTGTATATGGGTAAGTATTAAAATATTGTACCAAAACTTTATATACCACTTTCcttacatatttttatatatatttaatgccTTATcaagtttatttaaatgtaaacacTTTTAGGGCTTGTCTATCATTATTAATCAGACTTGTGTGAATTTTGGTTATAGCATAAACTGGTAGTTtaagtatcttttttttctagAGTACTACGCTTTTTAGGGATGCTTGCCAGCCTGACCGTTCCCTTTTGGTACTCTGAAACCGTGAGTTGACACCAAAAATGTATCAAGTTAAGCAAAGTTGCccttaaatgtaaaatgtacactGTCATATAGTAATTGTTTAGAGTGTGCTGATTTTACATCAATGCTAATAGAGTAAGAACGTTTTTAAATAAGTGGAAAGGAGAGATACTGTTATactagtttgtatttattttttaaaagattaaggtctgcaaattcatttttaataacttGTATTGTAGAATCCGTTATTGCATTCTCATTTGGTTTAATTAACAGTAAGGTTATCATCGCTAAATGTATTTAGTTATCTGTAAAATGAATAGCATGTACAGTAAACGAGGTAGCGTCTCTCAGAAAACCTACATTTCTAAGCATTATGGTCCATGAACTAGTCATTCCTGTGATTCAGATAGAACATTTCATACTGGAGGCTGTTGAATTGGTTCATAAATGAATGGTTGAATATTTACTGATCGCAAACAGTGCAATATTTAATCTTTGCAGTGTCACCCAGACCTTGCACCTTAGGTTCTGCTGCAGTGTGCAACAGGTAAGCATAACCTAAGGACACCAGTGTTTTGAATTGTGAATGATTTGATTTGCTTTTGTAGTTGCAGTAAATGTTTCAAAAGTAATTCAGTGTTCTAAAACTTATAATTTAGGGAAGTTAAGATTCTATGTATAGTAAGAAATGCTTAGACATGGCAACAGTCATTTATTTATAATTGCAATTAATTTTCTATTTGTATCCAAATGAttattaaatgaattgcatgatGGCCAATTGTTCAACTTTAAACATATCTAATGAAGGATAGCTTACTTGTTGGTAGACCTCAGCTGTTGGGATATTGTATCTAGACTGCATTATGCCTTAATATGAATTGTGTGGGATATCTACAATACCTTGATTTACCGGGATCTttttatgtatacatttaaaaacaaacattctaaGAAATGTCAACGTGCATCACTGAAATGGCAGGTTCTACACTAGCTTTTTACATATTCCTTTAGTGTCTTTTTATGAGTGATTTTGTATGTTTTAGTAATCTAGTTATACAAAAAGAGTACATTTTTCTGAATTAATATATCCATGCCTCAACCAGTTTTAATTGCCTATCTCCTGTATTTTAAAGTTGCATGCAAATAGTTGGTAGTATGATGACGGTCAGTTTAACAGCAGACCATTTTTGATATTAGATGTGTTTTACAGTATAAATGTTGGTTTAAAAAGTGATGCCCcttaatttcattttgtagtgttatatatatttgttttaaaaatgctgcCTTCATTTTCACACACAGTGTTGAAGATACTGCAAGCATAGTTCATAGAATCAGGCCCTGAGATAGTTTGTTCCTAAGGAGGAATCCTTTGAGTGTATGCCACTGGTGAACATAGACCATTCAAGGGCTCCAGTTTATAAGGTAAATTCGAGGAACTGTTATGATTGAGAAATTGTTTCAGTATAGGGTCTGTTTCTGGATTATGTATTTctttagaaatgtaatttttgCATTGAAATACTATATAAACGGATGTTTATATGTTCTAAAAATGCACCTTAGTACTGctttgtagtagtagtatttatttttgttatttttttaaaaatttttggGCTTCAGTTTCACTGTCATTTACTGTCTCTTACATTTGAGGAATGCATATGTTTTAATTCACAATTGTACAGTCAGCAGTTTAATTTGAATTTAGCAGCATACGTAACCATTATTTGATATACAGGTATTTGCAAAAGCTTTACAGT
The Acipenser ruthenus chromosome 10, fAciRut3.2 maternal haplotype, whole genome shotgun sequence DNA segment above includes these coding regions:
- the LOC117407341 gene encoding far upstream element-binding protein 1-like isoform X1, producing the protein MADYSNVAPPSSGSGGGMNDAFKDALQRARQIAAKIGGDGAGAGAPPASTNDFGYGGQKRPLEDADDSWTSLSSRTHWEGMSSPFKDQPDSKKVASQNDPFGSPMGGMGASQRSVVTEEFKVPDGMVGFIIGRGGEQISRMQQESGCKIQIAPDSGGLPDRSVMLTGSPDSIQSAKSLLSEIVEKGRPGPVFHHSDGPGMSVQEILVPASKAGLVIGKGGETIKQLQERAGVKMVMIQEGPQNTGADKPLRITGEPFKVQQAKDMVMELIRDQGGFREQRNEYGSRMGGNDCGLDVSETQVPVPRFAVGIVIGRNGEMIKKIQNDTGVRIQFKPDDGTTPERIAQIMGPPDRSQHAAEIISDLLRSVQTGGPPGPGGRGRGRGQGNWNMGPPGGLQEFSFTVPTMKTGLIIGKGGETIKSISQQSGARIELQRNTPPNADPSLKMFTIRGSHQQIDYARQLVEEKIGGPVSPLGGPHGPPGPHGGPAPHGPQGPPGPPAQMGPYNPGPYNQGPQGPHGPPAPYQPQGWGNGFPHWQQQGQQDPGKAAADANAAAWAAYYSQYQQQPQAPIATSNAAPGSGQTNGQGDQQNPGQSGQADYTKAWEEYYKKLGQQGQQPQDYTKAWEEYYKKQGQPAPASATPAAGQPDYSAAWAEYYRQQAAYYGQGSPQAVPPHPPAPQAQQGQ
- the LOC117407341 gene encoding far upstream element-binding protein 1-like isoform X4, producing the protein MADYSNVAPPSSGSGGGMNDAFKDALQRARQIAAKIGGDGAGAGAPPASTNDFGYGGQKRPLEDADDSWTSLSSRTHWEGMSSPFKDQPDSKKVASQNDPFGSPMGGMGASQRSVVTEEFKVPDGMVGFIIGRGGEQISRMQQESGCKIQIAPDSGGLPDRSVMLTGSPDSIQSAKSLLSEIVEKGRPGPVFHHSDGPGMSVQEILVPASKAGLVIGKGGETIKQLQERAGVKMVMIQEGPQNTGADKPLRITGEPFKVQQAKDMVMELIRDQGGFREQRNEYGSRMGGNDCGLDVSETQVPVPRFAVGIVIGRNGEMIKKIQNDTGVRIQFKPDDGTTPERIAQIMGPPDRSQHAAEIISDLLRSVQTGGPPGPGGRGRGRGQGNWNMGPPGGLQEFSFTVPTMKTGLIIGKGGETIKSISQQSGARIELQRNTPPNADPSLKMFTIRGSHQQIDYARQLVEEKIGGPVSPLGGPHGPPGPHGGPAPHGPQGPPGPPAQMGPYNPGPYNQGPQGPHGPPAPYQPQGWGNGFPHWQQQGQQDPGKAAADANAAAWAAYYSQYQQQPQAPIATSNAAPGSGQTNGQGQQGQQPQDYTKAWEEYYKKQGQPAPASATPAAGQPDYSAAWAEYYRQQAAYYGQGSPQAVPPHPPAPQAQQGQ
- the LOC117407341 gene encoding far upstream element-binding protein 1-like isoform X2, yielding MADYSNVAPPSSGSGGGMNDAFKDALQRARQIAAKIGGDGAGAGAPPASTNDFGYGGQKRPLEDADDSWTSLSSRTHWEGMSSPFKDQPDSKKVASQNDPFGSPMGGMGASQRSVVTEEFKVPDGMVGFIIGRGGEQISRMQQESGCKIQIAPDSGGLPDRSVMLTGSPDSIQSAKSLLSEIVEKGRPGPVFHHSDGPGMSVQEILVPASKAGLVIGKGGETIKQLQERAGVKMVMIQEGPQNTGADKPLRITGEPFKVQQAKDMVMELIRDQGGFREQRNEYGSRMGGNDCGLDVPVPRFAVGIVIGRNGEMIKKIQNDTGVRIQFKPDDGTTPERIAQIMGPPDRSQHAAEIISDLLRSVQTGGPPGPGGRGRGRGQGNWNMGPPGGLQEFSFTVPTMKTGLIIGKGGETIKSISQQSGARIELQRNTPPNADPSLKMFTIRGSHQQIDYARQLVEEKIGGPVSPLGGPHGPPGPHGGPAPHGPQGPPGPPAQMGPYNPGPYNQGPQGPHGPPAPYQPQGWGNGFPHWQQQGQQDPGKAAADANAAAWAAYYSQYQQQPQAPIATSNAAPGSGQTNGQGDQQNPGQSGQADYTKAWEEYYKKLGQQGQQPQDYTKAWEEYYKKQGQPAPASATPAAGQPDYSAAWAEYYRQQAAYYGQGSPQAVPPHPPAPQAQQGQ
- the LOC117407341 gene encoding far upstream element-binding protein 1-like isoform X3: MADYSNVAPPSSGSGGGMNDAFKDALQRARQIAAKIGGDGAGAGAPPASTNDFGYGGQKRPLEDADQPDSKKVASQNDPFGSPMGGMGASQRSVVTEEFKVPDGMVGFIIGRGGEQISRMQQESGCKIQIAPDSGGLPDRSVMLTGSPDSIQSAKSLLSEIVEKGRPGPVFHHSDGPGMSVQEILVPASKAGLVIGKGGETIKQLQERAGVKMVMIQEGPQNTGADKPLRITGEPFKVQQAKDMVMELIRDQGGFREQRNEYGSRMGGNDCGLDVSETQVPVPRFAVGIVIGRNGEMIKKIQNDTGVRIQFKPDDGTTPERIAQIMGPPDRSQHAAEIISDLLRSVQTGGPPGPGGRGRGRGQGNWNMGPPGGLQEFSFTVPTMKTGLIIGKGGETIKSISQQSGARIELQRNTPPNADPSLKMFTIRGSHQQIDYARQLVEEKIGGPVSPLGGPHGPPGPHGGPAPHGPQGPPGPPAQMGPYNPGPYNQGPQGPHGPPAPYQPQGWGNGFPHWQQQGQQDPGKAAADANAAAWAAYYSQYQQQPQAPIATSNAAPGSGQTNGQGDQQNPGQSGQADYTKAWEEYYKKLGQQGQQPQDYTKAWEEYYKKQGQPAPASATPAAGQPDYSAAWAEYYRQQAAYYGQGSPQAVPPHPPAPQAQQGQ
- the LOC117407341 gene encoding far upstream element-binding protein 1-like isoform X5; translation: MADYSNVAPPSSGSGGGMNDAFKDALQRARQIAAKIGGDGAGAGAPPASTNDFGYGGQKRPLEDADQPDSKKVASQNDPFGSPMGGMGASQRSVVTEEFKVPDGMVGFIIGRGGEQISRMQQESGCKIQIAPDSGGLPDRSVMLTGSPDSIQSAKSLLSEIVEKGRPGPVFHHSDGPGMSVQEILVPASKAGLVIGKGGETIKQLQERAGVKMVMIQEGPQNTGADKPLRITGEPFKVQQAKDMVMELIRDQGGFREQRNEYGSRMGGNDCGLDVPVPRFAVGIVIGRNGEMIKKIQNDTGVRIQFKPDDGTTPERIAQIMGPPDRSQHAAEIISDLLRSVQTGGPPGPGGRGRGRGQGNWNMGPPGGLQEFSFTVPTMKTGLIIGKGGETIKSISQQSGARIELQRNTPPNADPSLKMFTIRGSHQQIDYARQLVEEKIGGPVSPLGGPHGPPGPHGGPAPHGPQGPPGPPAQMGPYNPGPYNQGPQGPHGPPAPYQPQGWGNGFPHWQQQGQQDPGKAAADANAAAWAAYYSQYQQQPQAPIATSNAAPGSGQTNGQGDQQNPGQSGQADYTKAWEEYYKKLGQQGQQPQDYTKAWEEYYKKQGQPAPASATPAAGQPDYSAAWAEYYRQQAAYYGQGSPQAVPPHPPAPQAQQGQ
- the LOC117407341 gene encoding far upstream element-binding protein 1-like isoform X6 → MADYSNVAPPSSGSGGGMNDAFKDALQRARQIAAKIGGDGAGAGAPPASTNDFGYGGQKRPLEDADQPDSKKVASQNDPFGSPMGGMGASQRSVVTEEFKVPDGMVGFIIGRGGEQISRMQQESGCKIQIAPDSGGLPDRSVMLTGSPDSIQSAKSLLSEIVEKGRPGPVFHHSDGPGMSVQEILVPASKAGLVIGKGGETIKQLQERAGVKMVMIQEGPQNTGADKPLRITGEPFKVQQAKDMVMELIRDQGGFREQRNEYGSRMGGNDCGLDVPVPRFAVGIVIGRNGEMIKKIQNDTGVRIQFKPDDGTTPERIAQIMGPPDRSQHAAEIISDLLRSVQTGGPPGPGGRGRGRGQGNWNMGPPGGLQEFSFTVPTMKTGLIIGKGGETIKSISQQSGARIELQRNTPPNADPSLKMFTIRGSHQQIDYARQLVEEKIGGPVSPLGGPHGPPGPHGGPAPHGPQGPPGPPAQMGPYNPGPYNQGPQGPHGPPAPYQPQGWGNGFPHWQQQGQQDPGKAAADANAAAWAAYYSQYQQQPQAPIATSNAAPGSGQTNGQGQQGQQPQDYTKAWEEYYKKQGQPAPASATPAAGQPDYSAAWAEYYRQQAAYYGQGSPQAVPPHPPAPQAQQGQ